Within the Flavobacterium sp. 9R genome, the region GAAGTCATCAAGATGCAATAACTTTGATCTGCACCACGACCCACACGACCACGTAATTGGTGGAGTTGAGACAGTCCAAAGCGTTCGGCACTCTCGATAATCATTACGCTGGCATTCGGTACATTTACACCTACCTCGATTACAGTAGTGGCTACCATAATATTTGTTTTTCCTTCGGCAAAGCGCTTCATTTCAGCATCTTTTTCTGCAGGTTTCATTTTACCGTGCAAAATCGAAATGGAATAGTCGGGTAGGGGGAAATCTCTCGAAATACTCTCGTAACCATCCATCAAATCTTTAAAATCCATTTTTTCGGATTCTTGAATTAAAGGATACACAATATAAATTTGTCGTCCCAAAGCGATTTCATCACGTATAAATTTCCAAACTTTCAATCGATTGGAGTCAAAACGGTGTACAGTTTGAATGGGTTTTCGACCAGGAGGCAATTCATCAATAACCGAAACATCCAAATCGCCATACAAACTCATCGCCAAAGTTCTAGGAATAGGTGTAGCCGTCATCACCAAAACGTGTGGTGGAATGGAGTTCTTTTTCCACAACTTTGAGCGTTGTTCTACTCCAAAACGATGTTGTTCATCAATTACGGCTAAGCCTAAATTCTGAAACTGCACTTTGTCTTCCAACAGCGCGTGAGTACCGATTAAGATTTGTAAACTTCCATTTTCGAGTTCTTCGTGAATGATTTTACGTGCTGCAGTTTTGGTTGAACCTGTTAGGATTTTGATATTAATATTTAAGGTATTGGCAAATTCTGAAAGTCCAATGAAATGTTGATTGGCCAAAATCTCCGTGGGCGCCATCAAGCAAGCCTGAAAACCATTGTCTAAAGCCAAAAGCATACTCATAAAAGCCACAATTGTTTTGCCAGAACCCACATCTCCTTGAAGAAGACGATTCATTTGGGCATTGCTTCCCATATCGGTTCGGATTTCCTTGATTACTCTTTTTTGCGCATTTGTCAAATCGAATGGCAGGTGATTTTGATAAAAATCGTTGAACAATTCTCCTACTTTTGAAAAGGGATGACCTTTGATTTTGTGTTTGCGAATCAAATTTTTGGTTATTAATTGCAACTGAATGTAGAATAACTCTTCAAACTTCAGACGGAATTGCGCTTTGGCTAAGGCTTCGCTACTTTTGGGAAAGTGGATATTGAATAACGCAGCATTCTTTGGAATCAATTTCAACTCTTCAAGCAAATATTTCGGTAAAGTCTCGGTAAACAAAGCCTGTGTTTCCAAAAACAATTGCTGCATCATTTTGTTGATGACTCTGTTGCTAATTCCTCTGTTGGTCAAAGTTTCAGTAGACGGATACACGGGTTGCATAGCCGAACGCAAGCTTTGTTGGTGCTCAGCGAGTAACTCAATTTCTGGATGCGCTATACTGAACTGACTGCCGTATTGGGTACATTTCCCAAAAACAACACACATTTCATTGAGTTTTAAGCTCTCCTTAATCCATTTGTGTCCTTGGAACCAATTCAAATCCATTTGTCCTGTCTCGTCAACGAAAGTAGCCACCAAACGTTTTTGATTTTTACCAAACTCCACCGTTTTGATATGGATGATTTTACCAACAATCTGTACCTCGGCTGTGGTGCCTTGCAATTCATTGATTTTGTAATAACGGGTACGGTCAATGTAGCGATTGGGGTAAAAATTGACCAAATCTCCAAATTTGTGAATACCCAATTCTTTGCGAAGTAATGTCCCGCGAGTGGGGCCAACGCCTTTTAAGTATTCGATGGGAGTTTCTAGGAGGTTATTGGACATTTTTGAATTATCGGTTATCAGTTATGAGTTGTCAGTTATGAGTTACTTTCAATTTTTTTTTCGCAAAGCGAAGATACTAGATTGTTTCTAGATTTGGAAATGGGTTTGTTTAGGAAATTCCTTCAATTCACAATATCTTTGGAAACTAAATACTAGAAATATGGTTATTGATAAAATAGAGAATTACCGATTATACAGCCAATTGACTCAACGTTTGGCCAAAGGTTTTGAGTTTATAACTACCACCGATTTAAAGGCTATTGCCTCAGGAAAGCACGAAATTGATTCGGATAAAATATTTGCGATTGTACAAGAATATGATACGAAATACGAATCCGAATGTGTGCTAGAAGGGCATCACAAATACATTGATATTCAATACGTCATCAGTGGAGTAGAGTTGATGGGTTTTGCGCCTTTGACCAACCAGAAAATGGTGGAAGAAGACTTAGAAAAGGATTATACATTTTATGAAGGTGACACTTCGTTATTACGAGTGGAAGAAGGTATGTTTACCTTGTTTTTCCCCGAAGATTTGCACCGTCCTTGTGTAAAAGCTGGTGTGGTTTCGAAGGTGAAGAAAGTAGTGGTGAAGGTTAAAATTTAATTCAAAAAAGAATGACAACACACTTAGCGCTCCTCCGTGGCATCAATGTTTCAGGGCATAATATGATTAAAATGGAGGTTTTGAAAACGACTCTTGAAGCCGTTGGTTTTAAGAACGTGCAAACTTACATTCAGTCTGGAAATGTTTTTGTTGATACAGAAGAAGAAAATCCTGCAAAAGTTGGTTTTACGATTAAGCAAGAACTATTTAAAGCGCTTGGTCTTGAAGTTCCTGTGGTGGTGATAGGAAAATTGGATTTGGAGGCTTGTTTTGCCAATAATTCTTTTTTGAAGGAAAAAGAAGTGGATTTAAAAAAATTGTATGTGGCTTTTGTTTCGATGGAATTGAAAAGTGACAGTATCAACGATTTAAAAATGAGTCAAGTGAAACCCGACGAAGCACAGATTGATGCTAGTAGAATTTACATTAAATACGCTGTGGGTGCCGGAAAAACGAGATTCGACCAAAAATATATTGAAAAAAAATTAAACCTGATTGCTACGATAAGAAACTGGAATACAGTGACTCAGCTTCTTAAGTTGTTCGAAGAAAGATAAAATCTAAAAAAAAATAAAATAATTGACGCAACCTTTTTCGATTATGACAATCTAAGCTAAGAGATGCAGTTTGTAGTAGGATACAATTGTTACCACAATGACTACTTTGGGCTACAGCTTAAATTGTTTATAATTTGATTTTTTGGTTAATTTCAATTATGACGGCACCTTAAAGAGAACTCTAGAGCTTTTGCTTTATTGTTCTCTTTTTTTTAAGACTATTTACCCAAAAAGTACGGATGTAACCTTTTAGCCCCGGGAGTAGCGGCATCCTTTGCTTTTTTTCTTTAGAAAAGCAAAGATATAGCGAATCACGGGACCATTGATGGCTAAAAAGCCCCATTCTTCCTGCTCCTAATACAATGCTTAATTAGGAATTAAATCGCAATACCAAAAGCCATAGTCAAAGGCATCTGAGGCGCTGGTGTCGCAAGCGGTATCGGACGTATCGGTGGTGGCTGGTTTTTCGTATTTTCGGTAGACAACTTCTCCGATTTCAAAATCAATGGGCTGTTTGAACAAAGGACCATCGAAAGTAAAGGTGTGGAATTCGCCGTTTTCGCCACAAACATCGACGTTTTCTGGTAAATCGTTGATGAAATCTTGGTCAATGATGCGGCTCACAAAATTTTTGTCCAAATAGCGTTCGTTGACACAAACGACTATGGTTTTGAATCCTAAATCGATAAATTCTTGAATTAGGTCTTTTGTTGGGATTTTCCATAACGGGAATACGCCTTTTAAGTCCATCGTGGCGAGTTTGTCCTCGCGGTATTGGCGCAAATCTTCAAGGAAAATATCGCCAAAAATCGAGTGGGTGATGCCTCTGGTTTTGAGTTGGCTCAAAGTTGTAGCTAAGGCATTTTCGTAAACTTCCATCGTGGGCATTTCTGGAATTTCGACGATTTCGAGTGGTAAGCCGATGCTTTCAGCTTGTGAGTGCAGCAATTCAACACGAAGACCGTGCATAGAAACACGTTGGTATTTTTGGTTGACACTCGTCAAAAGACAGTCGATTTCGAACTCGGGATTTTGTAGTGTTTTGTATAAAGCAAGTGCAGAGTCTTTGCCGCTGCTCCAGTTAAATAAAGCTTTTGTTTTCAATTTGGGGTTTGTTTTTGTAAGTTGTAAAATTAAGAAAGTAGCCACTAATTACACCAATTGCCACTAATTTTTTATGATTATAATCAAATTACTCGAATTCTAGTACAATCTGTTGATTTGCTTTAATCGATGATTCTGTGTGGTTATTTTTTTTATTCGTAATTAATCAATTAACATTAATAATTCGTGTCATTAAAACACATTTTAATTCGAGATTCATTAGTGAATTCGTGGCGGATATTTTTAAAAGCCGAAGTCCTGTTGTAACTTTGAAATTCAAATCCTATCGAAAATCTGTTTAGATGAAATATATTTTTCTTTTTTTAACCTCATTTATTTTTGCACAACAAACGCAATCGGTTGACTTTAAAACAGCTAAGGTTCAATTGTTTGTTAACCCAAAGGATAAAACGATTTCGGGTACTGTTACCTATCATTTTAATGTGTTGCGACCCATCGATACGATTAAGATTGATGCGCAAAATATGCAGTTTACCAATGTGAAATTGAACGACAAGCCAGTTTCTTTTGTTACCAATGGAAAACAACTGTTGTTAATTTATCCGTTTAAAAAAGGAAAAAAATGGGTGCAGTTTTCTTATGATGCCAAACCCAAGCAAACCTTGTATTTTATAGGTTCTGAAGAGAACGCCAATTTACAAATTTGGACGCAAGGACAAGGGAAATACACCAGCAATTGGTTTCCGAGTTTTGATGATGTAAATGAAAAAGTGGTTTTTAACTTGGAGATTGTCTTTGATAAAAACTATCAAGTCATTGCCAATGGAACCTTGAAAGAGAAAATAACGAATGGCAATAACACTTACTGGCGCTATAGAATGCAAAAGCCTATGAGTTCGTACTTGTTGATGATGGCTATTGGGAGATTTGATAAAAAAACGCAACAATCCAATTCTGGCGTGCCTTTAGAATGGTATTATGAACCCAAAGATGCGGTGTTTTTTGAACCTACGTATCGCCATTCGGAGGCTATTTTTAATTTTTTGGAAAAAGAAATAGGTGTTAAATACCCTTGGGAAAATTACAAGCAGGTGCCCGTTAGAGATTTTTTGTATGCAGGAATGGAGAATACTTCGGCAACCACTTTTTCGAGTCGGTATGTGGTGGATGCTGTTGGGTTTAACGACCGAAAATATACCAATGTCAATGCGCACGAATTGGCGCATCAGTGGTTTGGTGATTTGGTAACTGCTGAGAGCAGCAAACATCATTGGTTGCAAGAAGGTTTTGCGACTTATTATGCGCTGTTGGCTGAGAGGGAATTGTACGGTGAAGATTATTTTTATAGTTATTTATACGAAAAAGCACAACAACTTAAATTTGCCTCTCGAACGGATACTATTCCGGTGTTGAATGCAAAAGCGAGTTCTTTGACTTTTTACGAAAAAGGGGCTTGGGCTTTATTTGTTTTGCATCAGAAAATAGGAGATAAGGCTTTTAAAAAAGCAATAAAAAACTACCTCAAGAAGCACGCTTTTCAAACAGTAAATACCAATGATTTTTTTGCAGAAATTGAAAAAGTTGCCGCTTTTGATACCAAATTATTTTCTAAAGTATGGCTTGAGGATTATAAGTTCAATGCATTAGAAGCTAATGATTTACTTAAAAAAAATACAGTTATAAAAATCCAATTGAAACTAGACCAATATCGTAATACTCCTTTTGCAGAAAAGAAAGATTTTTTGATGAAAGTTTTGCAATCGGATGTCTATTATACGGTCAAAGAAAGTGTAATTTTTCAGCTTCGAAAAGAGTCCTATGAGGATATAAAAGAGTTGTTAGCTGTGGCTATGGCGACAAAGAATTGGTCTATCCGACAGAAAATAGCAAACCTATTTTCCAAAGTTCCAGAAGCCTTCAAAGCCGATTATGAAACCTTACTAACAGATGCTTCTTATCAAACGCAAGAAATAGCATTGTTTCAATTATGGAACAGTTTTGAGAATGACCGAATTCGTTATTTGGACCAAACCAAAAATTGGATAGGTTTTAACGATTATAACTTGAGAATTTTATGGTTGGCTTTGGCTTTAAATACGCCCAATTACAATGCAGATACTGCCGCTATGTCCAAAGAATTGATTCAGTATTCTTCTCTAGATTTTGAAGCGAGTACGCGTCAGAATGCTTTAGAGAGTTTGATTTACTTAGATT harbors:
- a CDS encoding diphthine--ammonia ligase, with the protein product MKTKALFNWSSGKDSALALYKTLQNPEFEIDCLLTSVNQKYQRVSMHGLRVELLHSQAESIGLPLEIVEIPEMPTMEVYENALATTLSQLKTRGITHSIFGDIFLEDLRQYREDKLATMDLKGVFPLWKIPTKDLIQEFIDLGFKTIVVCVNERYLDKNFVSRIIDQDFINDLPENVDVCGENGEFHTFTFDGPLFKQPIDFEIGEVVYRKYEKPATTDTSDTACDTSASDAFDYGFWYCDLIPN
- a CDS encoding DUF1697 domain-containing protein, coding for MTTHLALLRGINVSGHNMIKMEVLKTTLEAVGFKNVQTYIQSGNVFVDTEEENPAKVGFTIKQELFKALGLEVPVVVIGKLDLEACFANNSFLKEKEVDLKKLYVAFVSMELKSDSINDLKMSQVKPDEAQIDASRIYIKYAVGAGKTRFDQKYIEKKLNLIATIRNWNTVTQLLKLFEER
- a CDS encoding M1 family metallopeptidase, whose amino-acid sequence is MKYIFLFLTSFIFAQQTQSVDFKTAKVQLFVNPKDKTISGTVTYHFNVLRPIDTIKIDAQNMQFTNVKLNDKPVSFVTNGKQLLLIYPFKKGKKWVQFSYDAKPKQTLYFIGSEENANLQIWTQGQGKYTSNWFPSFDDVNEKVVFNLEIVFDKNYQVIANGTLKEKITNGNNTYWRYRMQKPMSSYLLMMAIGRFDKKTQQSNSGVPLEWYYEPKDAVFFEPTYRHSEAIFNFLEKEIGVKYPWENYKQVPVRDFLYAGMENTSATTFSSRYVVDAVGFNDRKYTNVNAHELAHQWFGDLVTAESSKHHWLQEGFATYYALLAERELYGEDYFYSYLYEKAQQLKFASRTDTIPVLNAKASSLTFYEKGAWALFVLHQKIGDKAFKKAIKNYLKKHAFQTVNTNDFFAEIEKVAAFDTKLFSKVWLEDYKFNALEANDLLKKNTVIKIQLKLDQYRNTPFAEKKDFLMKVLQSDVYYTVKESVIFQLRKESYEDIKELLAVAMATKNWSIRQKIANLFSKVPEAFKADYETLLTDASYQTQEIALFQLWNSFENDRIRYLDQTKNWIGFNDYNLRILWLALALNTPNYNADTAAMSKELIQYSSLDFEASTRQNALESLIYLDLFNTTIWKNLANATTHHLWQFSKFARDAIRKQIKQENKRKALQEVALNLPPKEREIINRLLNE
- a CDS encoding YhcH/YjgK/YiaL family protein produces the protein MVIDKIENYRLYSQLTQRLAKGFEFITTTDLKAIASGKHEIDSDKIFAIVQEYDTKYESECVLEGHHKYIDIQYVISGVELMGFAPLTNQKMVEEDLEKDYTFYEGDTSLLRVEEGMFTLFFPEDLHRPCVKAGVVSKVKKVVVKVKI
- the recG gene encoding ATP-dependent DNA helicase RecG encodes the protein MSNNLLETPIEYLKGVGPTRGTLLRKELGIHKFGDLVNFYPNRYIDRTRYYKINELQGTTAEVQIVGKIIHIKTVEFGKNQKRLVATFVDETGQMDLNWFQGHKWIKESLKLNEMCVVFGKCTQYGSQFSIAHPEIELLAEHQQSLRSAMQPVYPSTETLTNRGISNRVINKMMQQLFLETQALFTETLPKYLLEELKLIPKNAALFNIHFPKSSEALAKAQFRLKFEELFYIQLQLITKNLIRKHKIKGHPFSKVGELFNDFYQNHLPFDLTNAQKRVIKEIRTDMGSNAQMNRLLQGDVGSGKTIVAFMSMLLALDNGFQACLMAPTEILANQHFIGLSEFANTLNINIKILTGSTKTAARKIIHEELENGSLQILIGTHALLEDKVQFQNLGLAVIDEQHRFGVEQRSKLWKKNSIPPHVLVMTATPIPRTLAMSLYGDLDVSVIDELPPGRKPIQTVHRFDSNRLKVWKFIRDEIALGRQIYIVYPLIQESEKMDFKDLMDGYESISRDFPLPDYSISILHGKMKPAEKDAEMKRFAEGKTNIMVATTVIEVGVNVPNASVMIIESAERFGLSQLHQLRGRVGRGADQSYCILMTSYKLTSDSKIRMETMVNTNDGFEIAEVDLKLRGPGDIMGTQQSGVLNLQIADLVKDKDILLLARNYAFKVLNDDPSMQKPENTILRMVFMELTKKKNIWNYIS